A window of Malania oleifera isolate guangnan ecotype guangnan chromosome 5, ASM2987363v1, whole genome shotgun sequence contains these coding sequences:
- the LOC131155019 gene encoding serine/arginine-rich-splicing factor SR34-like isoform X1, producing the protein MSRRESRTLYVGNLPGDIREREVEDLFYKYGPIAHIDLKIPPRPPGYAFVEFEESRDAEDAIRGRDGYDFDGHRLRVELAHGGRGHSSSIDRYSSHSGSRGNRGVSRRSEFRVLVTGLPSSASWQDLKDHMRRAGDVCFSQVFREGSSTTGIVDYTNYEDMKYAIKKLDDSEFRNAFGRAYVRVREYDSSRSRSRSRSRSRGKSYSRSRSRSYSKSRSRSRSKSPKTKSSRRSPARSRSRSVSSHSRSGSRPRSLSRSQSRSRSPLPSRQKRVSKSPKKRSLSRSPSKSRSRSLSR; encoded by the exons ATGAGTCGCCGTGAGAGTAGGACGCTCTACGTCGGCAATCTCCCCGGTGACATTCGCGAGAGGGAAGTGGAAGATTTGTTTTACAAG TATGGACCGATTGCTCACATTGATTTGAAAATTCCACCAAGGCCGCCTGGTTATGCATTCGTTGAG TTTGAAGAGAGTCGCGATGCTGAAGATGCCATACGTGGTCGCGATGGCTATGATTTCGATGGGCATCGGCTGCGG GTGGAACTTGCACATGGTGGGCGTGGACATTCGTCATCGATTGATCGTTACAGTAGTCATAGTGGTAGTCGGGGTAACCGTGGAGTGTCCCGGCGTTCAGAATTTCGTG TGTTGGTCACTGGATTGCCCTCTTCTGCATCATGGCAAGACTTAAAG GACCATATGCGTCGAGCGGGGGATGTCTGTTTCTCCCAAGTTTTCCGTGAAGGCAGCA GCACAACAGGGATTGTGGATTACACGAACTATGAGGACATGAAGTATGCG ATTAAGAAGCTTGATGATTCTGAATTTCGCAATGCATTTGGTCGAGCTTATGTTCGT GTGAGGGAATATGATTCAAGTCGATCTAGGAGTCGCAGTCGATCTCGTTCAAGGGGCAAGAGCTATAGTCGCAGCCGTAGTAGAAGTTATAGTAAGAGCAGGAGCAGGAGCCGGAG CAAATCTCCGAAAACCAAATCTTCTCGCCGGTCTCCTGCTAGATCTCGATCGAGGTCTGTTTCCTCTCATTCTCGCTCTGGATCTAGGCCACGCTCATTGTCAAG ATCACAATCAAGATCCAGATCGCCATTGCCGTCT CGTCAAAAGCGAGTGAGTAAAAGCCCAAAGAAGCGTAGTCTGAGCAGGAGCCCGAGCAAGAGCCGGAGCAGAAGTTTATCCCG GTGA
- the LOC131155019 gene encoding serine/arginine-rich-splicing factor SR34-like isoform X2, which produces MSRRESRTLYVGNLPGDIREREVEDLFYKYGPIAHIDLKIPPRPPGYAFVEFEESRDAEDAIRGRDGYDFDGHRLRVELAHGGRGHSSSIDRYSSHSGSRGNRGVSRRSEFRVLVTGLPSSASWQDLKDHMRRAGDVCFSQVFREGSSTTGIVDYTNYEDMKYAIKKLDDSEFRNAFGRAYVRVREYDSSRSRSRSRSRSRGKSYSRSRSRSYSKSRSRSRSKSPKTKSSRRSPARSRSRSVSSHSRSGSRPRSLSRYGYMRRSGDCIF; this is translated from the exons ATGAGTCGCCGTGAGAGTAGGACGCTCTACGTCGGCAATCTCCCCGGTGACATTCGCGAGAGGGAAGTGGAAGATTTGTTTTACAAG TATGGACCGATTGCTCACATTGATTTGAAAATTCCACCAAGGCCGCCTGGTTATGCATTCGTTGAG TTTGAAGAGAGTCGCGATGCTGAAGATGCCATACGTGGTCGCGATGGCTATGATTTCGATGGGCATCGGCTGCGG GTGGAACTTGCACATGGTGGGCGTGGACATTCGTCATCGATTGATCGTTACAGTAGTCATAGTGGTAGTCGGGGTAACCGTGGAGTGTCCCGGCGTTCAGAATTTCGTG TGTTGGTCACTGGATTGCCCTCTTCTGCATCATGGCAAGACTTAAAG GACCATATGCGTCGAGCGGGGGATGTCTGTTTCTCCCAAGTTTTCCGTGAAGGCAGCA GCACAACAGGGATTGTGGATTACACGAACTATGAGGACATGAAGTATGCG ATTAAGAAGCTTGATGATTCTGAATTTCGCAATGCATTTGGTCGAGCTTATGTTCGT GTGAGGGAATATGATTCAAGTCGATCTAGGAGTCGCAGTCGATCTCGTTCAAGGGGCAAGAGCTATAGTCGCAGCCGTAGTAGAAGTTATAGTAAGAGCAGGAGCAGGAGCCGGAG CAAATCTCCGAAAACCAAATCTTCTCGCCGGTCTCCTGCTAGATCTCGATCGAGGTCTGTTTCCTCTCATTCTCGCTCTGGATCTAGGCCACGCTCATTGTCAAG ATATGGATATATGCGGCGATCTGGGGATTGCATATTTTAG